TTTAAAGAACCGGGAATACATCTTTGTATCCGAGGTAAGTGCCGATTCATAATCAATTACCTCCCGGTCTGTGAAAAATAAAGTGAACATCGACCCCACCGAGTTTATCCTAGCTTTAATTCCCAGTTTTTTCATGATCTCTCCGAGCCCGTAGGTCAGTTCTCTAGTTAGTTCATTCAGTCTCTTGTAAGTTCCCTTCCCTCTTAGTTCGGTTATTGTTGCCACCCCCGCGGACATGGCTAACGGATTACCGGAGAGTGTGCCGGCATGATAAACAGGGCCGATAGGGGCAATCAGGTTCATGATTTCTCTTTTTCCTCCGTAGGCGCCGACCGGCAGCCCACCCCCTATTATTTTTCCAAGGCAGGTAAGGTCGGGCGTAACCCCGTATGTTCTCTGTGCCCCGCCTAGACCTAGTCTAAAACCGGTGATAACCTCGTCAAAAATAAGAACCGCTCCATAGTCTGAGGCTATCTTTCTCAACCCTTGTAAGAACCCCTCTATTGGCGGAACGACTCCCATATTAGCCGCAACCGGTTCCAGAATAACACATGCGATTTTATTCCCGTGTCTAGAAAAAAGATCTTTCACGGATTTAATGTCATTATACTTGGCGAGTAGTGTCTTTTCTGTAAACGCCTCCGGAACACCGGGACTGCTTGGTGTTCCAAATGTCGTTGCACCGGAGCCAGCCTTGACCAGAAGGTAATCGGCATGACCA
The sequence above is drawn from the Thermodesulfobacteriota bacterium genome and encodes:
- the hemL gene encoding glutamate-1-semialdehyde 2,1-aminomutase, giving the protein MTFQIKKSRKLYKAAERIMPGGVNSPVRSFRAVGGTPVFISKGKGARVYDEDGNKYIDYIASWGPLVLGHAHPRVVREIKRAAENGTSYGAPCEKEVELASLVIKSYPSIEMIRMTSSGTEATMSAIRVARAYTGRDLIVKFEGCYHGHADYLLVKAGSGATTFGTPSSPGVPEAFTEKTLLAKYNDIKSVKDLFSRHGNKIACVILEPVAANMGVVPPIEGFLQGLRKIASDYGAVLIFDEVITGFRLGLGGAQRTYGVTPDLTCLGKIIGGGLPVGAYGGKREIMNLIAPIGPVYHAGTLSGNPLAMSAGVATITELRGKGTYKRLNELTRELTYGLGEIMKKLGIKARINSVGSMFTLFFTDREVIDYESALTSDTKMYSRFFKNLLSTGIMFPPSQFEAVFLSLAHTEKDIEITLKAAYKALRSIKHRAEAS